A genomic segment from Daphnia pulex isolate KAP4 chromosome 5, ASM2113471v1 encodes:
- the LOC124194933 gene encoding uncharacterized protein LOC124194933: MGICMDTGRNQLGLINGQDINASPTTFGSWPRQLNGSLRYQRIQPQTRTMSEPIMVVSENVKEAGTIMTESSSSGPGPPKRIPLTLQRKTIPIDTNPPDNPIIFILGGPGSGKITHCDRLTRIDDRLLHLNMQATFLEVASEIGSRDPNIVPAYKALEILIERMSNTKETSALIVTGYPRNMRDVVEYMARVQRVDGVILLDWSDRSLERQIQLGARTGDIDINLARFEMTNYRSNIIPVAQFFDQQGQLHIVAGQRSPSEIFDDLAEEINGILSHSWGGEPPVSPYNKENDRPESAAKDIDLEPEETKVVIHTLNDTNVKRKQSIDSVDLMIEEEIKHITGDQDDEKEEKTPKPQDEDEIKVEDA; this comes from the exons ATGGGTATATGCATGGATACAG GTAGAAATCAACTAGGCCTAATTAATGGCCAAGACATAAATGCTAGTCCAACTACCTTTGGCTCATGGCCGAGACAACTGAACGGCTCATTGCGGTACCAGCGTATACAACCGCAAACTCGAACAATGTCTGAACCAATCATGGTTGTCAGCGAGAATGTAAAAGAAGCTGGCACCATAATGACTGAATCATCTAGTTCCGGTCCAGGGCCACCAAAGCGAATTCCTCTAACACTTCAACGGAAAACCATACCCATCGATACAAATCCACCGGACAATCCcatcatatttattttag GTGGGCCAGGATCGGGGAAAATAACTCATTGCGACCGTTTAACTCGAATTGATGATCGCCTTTTACACCTAAACATGCAAGCGACATTTTTGGAAGTAGCTTCGGAAATTG GCAGTCGGGATCCTAACATCGTTCCAGCCTACAAAGCTctggaaattttaattgaaagaaTGTCTAACACAAAGGAAACGAGCGCCTTGATCGTCACCGGATATCCTCGGAATATGAGAGACGTTGTTGAATACATGGCAAGG gttcaacgTGTTGATGGCGTTATTCTTTTGGATTGGAGTGACCGTAGTCTAGAGCGTCAAATTCAGTTGGGCGCGAGGACTGGCGACATAGATATCAATTTAGCTCGTTTCGAAATGACCAACTACAGATCTAACATTATTCCTGTCGCTCAATTCTTCGACCAACAAGGACAACTTCATATA GTGGCCGGGCAAAGATCGCCGAGTGAAATATTCGATGATTTAGCTGAAGAAATCAATGGCATTCTTTCACACTCGTGGGGCGGTGAGCCACCGGTTTCGCCATACAATAAAGAGAACGATCGACCCGAAAGTGCTGCAAAGGACATCGATTTGGAGCCGGAAGAAACCAAAGTGGTCATTCACACGTTGAACGACACTAACGTGAAACGCAAGCAAAGCATCGACAGTGTCGACTTGATGATAGAAGAGGAAATCAAACATATCACGGGAGATCAGGATgatgagaaagaagagaaaacccCAAAACCACAGGATGAAGACGAGATCAAGGTTGAAGATGCCTAA
- the LOC124193865 gene encoding cuticle protein 3-like, whose protein sequence is MGSSGEYKKPAITHSKYHSSSINRINMKLFIVAALLAVAVAAPSGYESTHRDSSYMTSPSYGSSGYNKDSKYGGITITSQHDVRNLDGSSKWGYSGSDYTTREESQVQKKMQGVAYDSYGKATYEDVYGNTNTGSSYWVSPEGEKFTLTWTADENGFRPKGDHLPVAPVHVYELPVAPVHVYELPVAPALPYQRTGAGSQTYNTY, encoded by the exons ATGGGAAGTTCCGGCGAGTATAAAAAACCAGCGATTACCCATTCAAAGTATCATTCGTCGTCAATCAATCGAATCAACATGAAGCTG tttatcGTCGCTGCTCTACTTGCCGTTGCTGTTGCCGCACCTTCCGGCTATGAATCAACCCATAGAGATTCCTCTTACATGACGTCTCCCAGCTACGGTTCTTCCGGCTACAACAAGGACAGCAAATATGGTGGaatcaccatcaccagccaACACGACGTCCGCAATCTCGACGGAAGCAGCAAATGGGG ATACTCTGGATCCGACTACACGACCCGAGAGGAATCGCAGGTGCAGAAGAAGATGCAAGGTGTCGCCTACGATTCTTATGGCAAAGCCACTTACGAGGACGTTTATGGCAACACCAACACTGGATCTTCTTACTGGGTCTCCCCCGAGGGCGAGAAATTCACTCTGACCTGGACCGCCGATGAAAACGGATTCAGGCCAAAGGGCGACcacttgcccgtcgctcccgtccaCGTCTACGAGCTCCCAGTTGCTCCCGTTCACGTTTACGAACTCCCAGTTGCCCCCGCCCTCCCTTACCAGCGCACTGGTGCAGGCAGCCAAACCTACAATACCTATTAA
- the LOC124194932 gene encoding LOW QUALITY PROTEIN: pre-mRNA-splicing factor Slu7-like (The sequence of the model RefSeq protein was modified relative to this genomic sequence to represent the inferred CDS: deleted 1 base in 1 codon), which translates to MSNTSSLPVSLLIASKSQDKVNEPQRKTREDWRKAKELDEARKAGSAPAAVDEEGKDINPHIPQYISSAPWYYNTVGPTLKHQRPQEHDKRKLMTKVGKKFQQGVNLDSLTTKFRRGACENCGAVTHRKNNCLERPRKVLAKFTAAEIAPDEFIQPELKLDFDGKHDRWNGYDPTEHLGIIEEFEKVEDTKRQLKAKRLNTGDKDGGEEEMDIDEDKYVDEIDMPGTKVDSKQRITVRNLRIREDTAKYLRNLDSNSAYYDPKTRSMRKNPYKDTGKEAEQVAYAGENIIRFSGDTSKHAQAQLFAWEAQHAGVDVHLLAEPTKAEKLKVACVGKKEEIKSSIQESILERYGGKEHLEIPPIALLLAQTEKYVEYSRAGKIIKGAEKPVVSSRYEEDVYINNHQSVWGSYWIDDPWGFQCCYSVMKNSYCTG; encoded by the exons ATGTCGAACACTTCGAGCTTACCAGTTTCACTGCTCATAGCTAGCAAATCTCAGGATAAAGTTAATGAACCTCAAAGAAAAACTCGTGAAGACTGGAGAAAAGCAAAAGAGCTAGACGAGGCCAGAAAAGCAGGATCTGCACCAGCTGCAGTAGATGAAGAAG GCAAAGATATCAATCCTCACATTCCACAATATATTTCATCTGCTCCGTGGTATTACAACACTGTTGGACCAACACTAAAGCATCAAAGACCTCAAGAGCATGATAAACGAAAACTTATGACCAAGGTTGGCAAAAAGTTTCAACAAGGTGTGAACCTTGATTCCTTAACAACCAAATTCCGAAGAGGTGCATGTGAAAACTGTGGAGCAGTGACtcatcgaaaaaataattgtttggaAAGACCAAGAAAAGTATTGGCGAAATTCACTGCTGCTGAAATAGCCCCAGATGAGTTCATCCAGCCTGAACTTAAACTTGACTTTGATGGGAAGCATGACCGTTGGAATGGTTATGATCCAACAGAACACTTGGGCATTAtagaagaatttgaaaaagttgaagacACTAAGAGACAACTCAAAGCTAAGAGGCTAAACACTGGAGACAAAgatggaggagaagaagaaatggataTTGATGAAGATAAATATGTTGATGAAATTGACATGCCAGGAACAAAAGTTGATTCTAAGCAAAGAATTACTGTCCGTAATCTAAGGATCCGTGAAGATACCGCAAAATATTTACGAAATCTGGATTCTAATTCAGCCTACTACGATCCAAAAACTCGTTCAATGAGA AAAAATCCCTATAAAG ATACTGGTAAAGAAGCTGAACAGGTTGCATATGCTGGTGAAAATATCATTCGCTTCAGTGGGGATACTTCAAAACATGCACAGGCTCAGTTGTTTGCATGGGAAGCTCAACATGCCGGTGTTGACGTACATTTGTTGGCTGAACCCACCAAGGCTGAGAAACTTAAAGTCGCGTGTGTtggcaagaaagaagaaatcaaaagctCCATTCAAGAGAGTATCTTAGAGCGTTACGGCGGTAAAGAACATTTAGAGATTCCACCTATAGCCCTCCTTCTTGCTCAAACGGAAAAGTACGTGGAGTACTCTCGAGCTGGGAAAATTATTAAAGGGGCTGAGAAACCAGTTGTAAGTTCCCGCTACGAAGAGGATGTTTACATAAATAACCATCAATCA GTCTGGGGCTCTTATTGGATAGATGACCCATGGGGATTCCAGTGCTGCTACTCTGTGATGAAGAACTCGTATTGCACTGGTTAA